One genomic region from Panthera tigris isolate Pti1 chromosome D1, P.tigris_Pti1_mat1.1, whole genome shotgun sequence encodes:
- the TLCD5 gene encoding TLC domain-containing protein 5, with protein MRSARMALGLCPQVLCSLGGWLSLYISFCRLNKHRSYEWNCRLVTFTHGVLSIGLSAYIGFVDGPWPFTHPGSPNTPLQVHVLCLTLGYFIFDLGWCVYFQSEGVLMLAHHTLSILGIIMALVLGESGTEVNAVLFGSEITNPLLQMRWFLRETGHYHSFTGDVVDFLFVALFTGVRIGVGARLLFCEMVSPKPKGFVKVGGVAMYAVSWCFMFSIWRFAWKKSIKKYHAWRSRRREERQLKRHGHLKTR; from the exons ATGCGCTCGGCCAG GATGGCACTAGGTCTGTGTCCGCAGGTGCTGTGCAGCCTGGGGGGCTGGCTCTCGCTCTACATTTCTTTCTGCCGCCTGAATAAGCACCGAAGCTATGAGTGGAACTGCCGGCTGGTTACTTTCACCCATGGAGTCCTCTCTATAGGCCTCTCAGCTTATATTGGCTTCGTTGATGGCCCCTGGCCTTTTACCCACCCAG GCTCACCCAATACACCTCTTCAAGTGCACGTACTCTGTCTCACCTTGGGCTACTTCATCTTCGACTTGGGCTGGTGCGTCTATTTCCAGTCTGAGGGGGTCCTGATGCTGGCTCACCACACCCTGAGTATTTTGGGCATCATCATGGCCCTGGTGCTCGGAGAATCAGGCACAGAGGTCAACGCCGTCCTCTTTGGAAGTGAGATTACCAACCCCTTGCTACAGATGCGCTGGTTTCTCCGAGAAACAGGGCACTACCACAGTTTCACTGGAGATGTGGTGGACTTCCTCTTCGTGGCTCTGTTTACCGGAGTGAGGATTGGCGTCGGAGCTCGcctccttttctgtgaaatggtCTCCCCCAAGCCCAAGGGGTTTGTGAAGGTTGGGGGAGTGGCGATGTATGCCGTCTCTTGGTGTTTCATGTTTAGCATCTGGCGCTTTGCGTGGAAGAAAAGCATCAAAAAGTACCACGCCTGGAGAAGCAGGCGGAGGGAGGAGCGGCAGCTGAAGCGTCACGGACACCTCAAAACGCGCTAG